From Nymphaea colorata isolate Beijing-Zhang1983 chromosome 6, ASM883128v2, whole genome shotgun sequence, a single genomic window includes:
- the LOC126410146 gene encoding uncharacterized protein LOC126410146, with amino-acid sequence MVSNQRSNASPSRDTTAPLKEKASAVSFQQFMAMQPPIFSGGCSHDKAKQWIEEVERIFVLLKMPEEDKVNYGTYLLKGDAMDWWKSTLEIRYAGQPSISWKQFRDSFLNTYYPVHARDKNMQEFLDLQQNQMSLEEYITRYRHLEAYCPHFYTTDGARAGKFVRGLREGLRTKVLTSRPRDLDEAVTMARCIEEDWARTQKDHQKKASQHSQGGRAQVKRHHFAGRTRPYERRDDRTFRRNQPTRSEATQGSVATPTSQRCPTCSRVHPGKPCYREIGACLHCGRMGHFIKDCPLRKERELKKPEAGPSSARQTTGRVYATTVEELQAHDLVEGFGVPGAAG; translated from the exons atggtcagtaaccagaggagtaatgcatctccttccaGAGACACCACTGCGCCACTTAAGGAGAAGGCATCAGCGGTGTCGTTTCAACAgttcatggcgatgcagccgcctatcttttcaggagggtgCAGTCACGATAAGGCAAAACagtggattgaggaagttgaacgcatctttgtgcttctgaagatgcctgaggaagacaaagtgaactatggcacttacctgctgaaaggtgatgccatggATTGGTGGAAATCAACTCTTGAGATCCGGTATGCAGGCCAACCGTCAatttcttggaagcagtttagagattccttcctcAACACCTACTACCCAGTGCATGCTAGAGACAAGaacatgcaagagtttcttgatctacagcaaaatcaaatgagcttggaggaatatattacaagatatcgacacttggaggcgTATTGCCCACACTTCTACACCACAGACGGAGCTAGAGCAGGTAAGTTTGTGCGCGGTCTGCGGGAGGGACTGCGAACCAAAGTTTTGACgagcagacctcgtgacttggacgaggcggtcactatggcaagatgtatagaagaagactgggcgaggacacagaaggatcaccagaagaaagcaagccagcattcacaaggtggacgagCCCAGGTGAAGCGCCACCACTTTGcaggcaggacaaggccttatgagaggcgggatgatcgaactttcagacggaaccagccaacccgtagtgaggccacccaggggtcagtggctactccgacttctcagaggtgccctacttgttcGCGTGTGCACCCTGGAAAGCCGTGCTATCGAGAGATCGGAGCTTGCTTACACTGTGGAAGGATGGggcactttatcaaggattgtcccttaaggaaagaaagagagttgaagaagccagaggccggtccttctagcgcacgacagacgactggacgtgtctatgctactaccgtggaggagcttcaggcacacgaccttgttgaag gttttggtgtacccggggcagcaggctga